The window TCCAGGCCGTCATGGCCACGGCGGCGGGCACCCTCGCGGACCGCGGGATCGAGCCCCCGCTGCTGCGCTCCGGGAACGTGGACGGCGGCCTGGAGTGGAACGACCGGGTGTTCGAGGAGTACTCGGACAGGATCTTCTACTGGCAGCGCTGACTCGTCCCGGCTTCGTCCCGCCGCCGCTTCCCGCCGGCAGTGCCGTCAGTGCAGGGGACGCGGCCGGGACCGACGGGGCCGTGGCCGGGGCCGAGGGCAGGCAGGATCACGGGCGCTCCAGCACCGCCGCCAGGTCCAGGGCCGCCGCGATCCGGACGGCGACGTCCTCCGCGTAGGTCGCGTCGAACTTCTCGAACTGCGTACGACTGGCGCCGCGCAGGAACGTGACGACGCCCAGGGTCCGGCCGCGGCTGCGCAGGACCACGCACAGGGCGTGCACCGAGTCCGCGGGCCACTGACGGGCGACGGCCCACTCCCGGACGCGGTCGGGCTCGGCCGCCGCCGCACTGGCTCGTACGGAACCGATCCGCTCGACGCACTGGAGGGCCGGATGCCCCTCCCGGTACCGGACTGGCAGACCGGCGCGGCCCGCGGGCAGACTCGGGCCCGGCGCGCCGGAAGGCGTGGCGGCGGCCCGGACGAGCCGCACCGGCCCCTCACCGTCCGGCACGGAGCCTCCCGCCACCCGGTCGATCAACGCGTGGTCCGCGAATCCGGCCAGCGCGAAGTCGAGGTGGACCGACGCCGCCTCGGCAGGGTCCTCGCACTCGGCGGCGGCCCGCGCGGCCCGGTGCAGCTGGTTGGTCCTGAACCGCAGCAGCGCCGCTTCCTGCTCGGTCTGCTTGCTCTCGGTCACGTCCTGGAAGAGCCAGCCCACACCGAGCGGAACCGGTTCTTCCGTGAGCGGCGAGGCGAGCCGCAGGAAACCGCTGCGCCAGCAGCGGCGCTGCTCGCCGTCCGCGGTCCGCACGGTCACCCACATCTCGGCGGGCGCCGGCGGTGCACCCTCCGACAGGACGTGCGTCAGCGCGCTCTCCAGCTCCTCCACGCCCTGGGCGAGCAGCTCACCCAGCGGGCGCCCCAGGACGGCCGTCCGTCCCGTACCGAGCGCCCGCGCCGCGTGCGCGTTGACCACGGCGGGCCGCAGATCGGCGTCGACGAGCACGACACCCCAGGAGGCGTCGTCGAAGAGTGCCTCGCTCAGGGCGATCGACCGCTCCAGATCGATCTGCGCGTGCACCTCGCTGAAGGCGCAGTACACCCCGGCCGGCTTGCCGTCGGGACCCGGCACGGCGGCCGACTGGGTCCGTACGAGCACCCGGCCGCCCTCCTTGGTGAGCAGCGCGAACTCGTTGACCTGGCGTCCGGGGGCCCGCATCGCGGACAGGAGCCGGCCCTCGACCTCCTCGGCGTCCGCGGTCCGTACGGCCCAGCCGGCGAACCCGTGCCGTCCGACCGCCTCGGCCGCGGTCCAGCCGAGGATCCGCTCCGCCTCCCGGTTCCAGTGCGTCACCACTCCGTCGGCGTCGAACGCGCACAGCGCCGCGTCCATCCCGTCGAGCAGAGCGGCGAGCAGATCGGCCCCGTCGCGCTCAGGCTCGTGCGGCCCGAGCTCGTCCGTGGTCCCGCTACGCCGCGAAGCACTCACCTGGCACCCCCTGCAGGCCGTGTCGGCGTGTCCTGCGCGGTGCGCCCGCGCGTCCGTTCACTCACTACGCATCACTCACTAGCAATCATTCAACTCGAACGTGACGCAGCCCACATCTGGTTCCCACAAGATTGAGGAAATCGTTGTGCGCGGTCGCTTCATCCTCCGGATCGATCATCGGATACGTCCTCACCTGTGGCGGTGGCCAGGTCCGCGACCACGACGGCGCGATCGGATGGCCGGACACCCCTGGCGGGAACGTACGGATCTCTGAGCCGCCTACCACGGCCCCTCTGCCCAGCTTGCGCTATGCGGCGCTAGCAGCAAGATCGGTTGCGCGTTCGGGCAATGGCGATTATTCGCACAGATGGGCTCTTTTGAGGGAGACCGCCCTCCCCTGCGGCGCTTGATCGCTAGCGTCGGCTGCACACGCCGAAGGGAGGTCACTCGCTCCTCGGCAGTAGGTCGGATCCTGTTCCGCGTGTCGGACAGGCCGAGTGACCAGCCCAAGTCATCGCGATCCGCAACATCAGGGAGGTGCCCTCGATGACTACGTTTCCCGTGGGCGAGCCGACCCACCAGGCTGTGCTTCCTCAGCAGCCTGCTCTGGAATCCGTGGGAGCAGACACCCCTGGGAGCAGGGACGAAACGGCTCACGGACACCCCGCCACCGCGTGGGGCACCGGCAGGGAACATGGGCGAGGGGAGACCGACGGGCGCGGCACCGGGCCCCGTCGGCGTCACGCCGGAACCGGCGCTTCGGCGACGAAAACGGCAGAGAACGGGAGCGGTGACGCTCCCACGCACAACCAGGAGTACGCGGGTGGCATTGGCGCCAGCAGGGTCTTCGTCCTGGCCAAGGCCGGACAGCCCCTCATGCCCTGCCACCCTGCCCGCGCCCGCGAACTCCTCGGCAAAGGACGGGCCGTGGTCGCCCGGCTTGTTCCCTTCACCATCCGCTTGAAGGACCGCACGCTCGCCGAATCAGAGGTGGACGGTGTACAGCTACGCATCGACCCCGGCTCCAAGGGCACAGGCCTCACCCTCACCGACGCGAAGAAGGAGACTGGCGAAGACGGGGCCGCTGTCACCGTCAGGCGCGGCCTGGTCTCCGTCGAACTCCAGCACCGTGGCGACCAGATCCACAGGTGCATGCAACAGCGCGCCGGTTACCGCCACAGACGCCGATCGGCCAATCGCCGCTATCGGGCACCCCGTTCGGACAATCGCACCCGACCTGAAGGCTGGCTGCCTCCCTCACTACGCCACCGCGTCGACACCACCGTCTCCCTGGCAAGACGCATGTGTCGATACGCGCCCATCACCGAGATCCACGTAGAACGCGTCGCCTTCGACACGCACTCCATGAGCGCAGGCCGGTCCCTCACGGAAACCGAGTACCAGCAGGGCACGCTCGCCGGAACCGAAGCCCGCGCCTACCTTCACGTCAAGTGGGACCGCGCCTGCGCCTACTGCGACGCCACCGGGCCACCCCTGAACATCGACCATCTCCGGGCCCGAAGCCGTGGAGGCTCCGACCGCATCTCCAACCTCGTCCTCGCCTGCGCCCCGTGCAACCAGGCCAAAGGCAGCACGTCCGTCGACGTCTTCCTTGCCAACCGACCAGACCGTCTGGCGAAGATCCTTCGACAGGTCAGGACTCCACTCCGTGACGCCGCCACCATGAACGCGACCCGCTGGCGACTCACGGAGGCCTTGGAACCCCTCGGGAGACCGGTCCACGCGCAGTCGGGCGGCCGTACCATGTGGAACCGCACAGCCATGGGGCTCAGCAAGACCCACACCTTGGACGCCCTGTGCGTCGGGCGTCTGGATCACGAAGACGGCGACGCGATCGTCCGATTGCCGAAGCAGGTCCTCGTCGTCAAGGCCACCGGACGCGGCTCGTACTCCCGCACTACTCCGGACCGGTTCGGGTTTCCTCGCCTCCGGCGGGCCCGGGCGAAGCAGCACTTCGGATACGTCACCGGGGATCTCGTACGAGCCGTCGTGCCGACCGGCAAGTGGGCGGGCACATGGACAGGGCGTATCTCAGTGCGAGCAATGGGACAGCACAGCCTCACAACACCTACAGGCCGTTTCAACGTCCGTCACCGGAACCTCCGGCTTGTACAGCGTGGCGATGGATACGGGTACTCCACCAGGCATGAGCTCGTGCCGTCCCCATCTCGAAAACCGGTTGAGCGAAGTGCGAGCAGTTCCTAAAGTGTGGCTAATCCGGAAGGGAGGTGGTTCGGCATATGTATGAAAACCGGACAGGAGAGGTGGCTGCGGGCTAGCGGCCCGTCACCACGTTCAGTGCGGTGCCGGACCAGCGCGTGAGACGAGCGTGCAGCCGGCCCAATCTCAAGCAGTCACCCGACCCGCGTGCTCGCCGGTAAGTCCGGCCGGCTCCCTCCTCGGAGGGGACCCGAGCGCGCGGGTCGTCTGCGTTTCGCAGGTGTGTGAGGTGGGGCACTGGCGTTTCGGCCGGTTCGCAGTACGCTTGCGCCATGCTTCCGATGCTCGTCCGACGCCGTCACGTGGACTACGTGCGCGTCACGAGCATGGGCTGTCGGCCTTCCGCCTGACCTCGGCCCCCTTTGCACTTCACCTGGCACCTGCGGCCCCGCCACCCCGTTACCGGCGGCCGGCCCGGGCCCGTAACCCCTGCGGACGCACACCATGACGAACCTGTCGACGAACCCGTCGTACCAGCAGCTCCCCATCATCGATCTCGCCGCGGCCGACCGCGGCCCTCAGGCGCGTGCCCTGCTGCACGCGCAGTTGCACAGCGCCGCCCACGACGTGGGGTTCTTCCAGCTCGTCGGGCACGGGGTGGGTGCGGCCGAGACCTCCGCCCTGCTCGACGCCATGCACCGCTTCTTCGCGCTTCCCGAGGCCGACCGGCTCGCGATCGACAACGTCCACTCGCCCCACTTCCGCGGCTACACGCGGACCGGCGACGAGCGCACGGGCGGCAGCCGCGACTGGCGCGACCAGCTCGACATAGGCGCCGAGCGGCCCGCACGCGCGCCCGCTCCCGGTGAGCCCCCGTACTGGTGGCTGGAGGGCCCCAACCAGTGGCCGGCCGCACTGCCGGAGCTGCGGAGCGCCGCCCTGGCGTGGATCGACCGGCTCAGCTCGGTCGCGGCGCGACTCCTGCGCGAGCTGCTCGTCGCCATCGGCGCGCCCGCTGGTTTCTACGACCCGGTCTTCGGGGAGCGGGCCCATCCGCATCTGAAGCTGGTCCGGTATCCGGGGAGCTCCGGGGACGGGGCCGCCCAGGGGGTCGGGGCGCACAAGGACTACGGGTTCCTGACGCTGCTGATGCAGGACCAGGTGGGCGGGCTTCAGGTGCAGCGGGAGGACGGGCTGTTCCACGACGTGCCGCCGATCCCGGGTGCGTTCGTCGTCAACCTCGGTGAGCTGCTCGAAGTGGCGACCGACGGGTACCTCCTGGCCACCAACCACCGGGTGGTCAGTCCGCCCGGTGCCACCGAGCGGTTCTCCGTGCCGTTCTTCTACAACCCGCGGCTGGACGCCCGGATCGAGCCGCTGCCCTTCCCGTACGCCTCGACGGCACCCGGGGTGACGAGCGATCCGGCCAACCCGCTCTTCGCGGAGTACGGGCGCAACGAGCTGAAGGGCAAGGTGCGCGCGCATCCGCTGGTCGCGGCCCGTCATCACGCGGAGCTGCTGACCCCCGCGTGACACACGTGTGGCGGCACTCCGTGGAGTGCCGCCACACGTGCCGTACACACACTCGATCTCAGTGGGAGATGTCTCCGTAGCCCTCGATGTCGCGTGGGTTCCGCGTGCCGGGGCCGACGTAGCGCGCGGAGGGACGTACGAGGCGTCCGGTGCGCTTCTGCTCCAGGATGTGCGCGGACCAGCCGGCGGTGCGGGCGCACGTGAACATCGAGGTGAACATGTGGGCCGGGACCTCGGCGAAGTCGAGGACGATGGCGGCCCAGAACTCGACGTTCGTCGCGAGGACGCGGTCGGGGCGCCGGGCGTGGAGTTCGGCGAGGGCCGCCTTCTCCAGGGCTTCGGCAACCTCGAAGCGGG of the Streptomyces aurantiacus genome contains:
- a CDS encoding PAS domain-containing protein — protein: MSASRRSGTTDELGPHEPERDGADLLAALLDGMDAALCAFDADGVVTHWNREAERILGWTAAEAVGRHGFAGWAVRTADAEEVEGRLLSAMRAPGRQVNEFALLTKEGGRVLVRTQSAAVPGPDGKPAGVYCAFSEVHAQIDLERSIALSEALFDDASWGVVLVDADLRPAVVNAHAARALGTGRTAVLGRPLGELLAQGVEELESALTHVLSEGAPPAPAEMWVTVRTADGEQRRCWRSGFLRLASPLTEEPVPLGVGWLFQDVTESKQTEQEAALLRFRTNQLHRAARAAAECEDPAEAASVHLDFALAGFADHALIDRVAGGSVPDGEGPVRLVRAAATPSGAPGPSLPAGRAGLPVRYREGHPALQCVERIGSVRASAAAAEPDRVREWAVARQWPADSVHALCVVLRSRGRTLGVVTFLRGASRTQFEKFDATYAEDVAVRIAAALDLAAVLERP
- a CDS encoding isopenicillin N synthase family dioxygenase, coding for MTNLSTNPSYQQLPIIDLAAADRGPQARALLHAQLHSAAHDVGFFQLVGHGVGAAETSALLDAMHRFFALPEADRLAIDNVHSPHFRGYTRTGDERTGGSRDWRDQLDIGAERPARAPAPGEPPYWWLEGPNQWPAALPELRSAALAWIDRLSSVAARLLRELLVAIGAPAGFYDPVFGERAHPHLKLVRYPGSSGDGAAQGVGAHKDYGFLTLLMQDQVGGLQVQREDGLFHDVPPIPGAFVVNLGELLEVATDGYLLATNHRVVSPPGATERFSVPFFYNPRLDARIEPLPFPYASTAPGVTSDPANPLFAEYGRNELKGKVRAHPLVAARHHAELLTPA
- the iscB gene encoding RNA-guided endonuclease IscB — its product is MAKAGQPLMPCHPARARELLGKGRAVVARLVPFTIRLKDRTLAESEVDGVQLRIDPGSKGTGLTLTDAKKETGEDGAAVTVRRGLVSVELQHRGDQIHRCMQQRAGYRHRRRSANRRYRAPRSDNRTRPEGWLPPSLRHRVDTTVSLARRMCRYAPITEIHVERVAFDTHSMSAGRSLTETEYQQGTLAGTEARAYLHVKWDRACAYCDATGPPLNIDHLRARSRGGSDRISNLVLACAPCNQAKGSTSVDVFLANRPDRLAKILRQVRTPLRDAATMNATRWRLTEALEPLGRPVHAQSGGRTMWNRTAMGLSKTHTLDALCVGRLDHEDGDAIVRLPKQVLVVKATGRGSYSRTTPDRFGFPRLRRARAKQHFGYVTGDLVRAVVPTGKWAGTWTGRISVRAMGQHSLTTPTGRFNVRHRNLRLVQRGDGYGYSTRHELVPSPSRKPVERSASSS